The nucleotide sequence tgctgtgagACTCAAGGACTATGACTGTCTATGACTATTCCCGTCCAATGCAGGGCCGACTGCTGATCATTGCAAAGATATGTGCGTCATTCGCCATTCCGTCATCCTGTCTCATTCCGTACTATGTCCTGAAGGCAGCAAGGAACTTGGAAAGGACAAAATGTGAAAGGTAACAAAATAAAAGACTAAAAGAAGCCCTGTGTCCACCCCAGGAGCGGCTGGAGGAGGCAGTCAATAGCAGTGAGGGTCACGCCCTACCTACACTGGCTCCTTCGATGAgtccccatctcccaccatcaGAGAAGCACACAGGAACATGTGGAGAAAGCCCAGGGCAGGTCATTGGGGTGGTCACTGTCTGGAGCGGCTCTGCCTGTGTTACAACTAACTCCTGCGTTGGTGTAAGACCCAGGCTGACACTGCCACgtgatactgagggagtgctgcatggtCAGTAGTGTTCCTCACTGCTGATCGTGGCTTCTCTCAGCCACTGGGAACAAACACCCAGTTCCTCAAACTTCCATCAATCACTGCCTGGGCTCCTCGTTACGAGCTGTGTCAcagggtcatggagtcacagtGGTATACaccgcagaaacaggccctcagacCCAGgtcaaccttcaaccacccagGTACACTGTACTCGCTAATTCTGCAAACCTTCTGCAGGTCAGACTGTGGacaaaggaacagagttaatgtttagtgTTGATCACCTCctaccagttctgatggaaggtcatctcCAACTGTCCAGGGTTTGTTGGATAAATGAAAGTCCAGAGATAATAAAGGGGGTGGATCAGATTTTCAGGAATAAcatcagagaaaacagtccaccTCCTCTCCAGCTCACCGTGAGGCTGGTCTGGACCCTGCAGTGCGTTCACACtctcctacactaaccccacctTCATCGTCCCCTCATTCCCAACCACCCACCtggacactaggggcaatttacagtgtccaattagaAGGTGGcaggtcatgttacagctgtataaaactttggtctggccgcacttggcgtattgtgtgcggttctggtcgccccattacaggaaggatgtggaggctttggagagggtgcagaagaggttcaccaggatgctgcctggattagagggtctgagctataaggagaggttggacaaacttgggttgttctctctggagtggtggaggctgaggggagacctgatagaagtttataaaattatgagaagcagagatagggtagatagtcagagcctgtttcaagtactagaggacagagctttaaggtgaaagggagaaagtttaaaggggatttttgAGGTAGGTTatctacacagagaatggtgggtctGTCTATAATGGGCTaacggggtggtggtgggagcagatacgatagcaacgtttaagaggcagttaggcAGTCACAGCAACGggtaggggatggaggggtatggaccacgtgcaggcagatgggattagtttgaagtggcatcatgctcggcacagacatcattgaGGCTCGTTGGGGTGTGGACAGGGCTTGTTGGGAAAGACTGTGGACACTGGTCTGTGGGTGGGGGCATTGGGAGAGAGTGGGGCAAGTGATTTGAGGATGCAATATTGGGACAGAATGGGGGCAAAGTGGTGTGGATCGGTTATTGGACAGGGGGGGCATTGGAAGAGTGTGGGGCAGTGGTCCATGTGTGGGAGCATTTGGAGCagttctgtggggggggggaacgggaATCGATGCAGATCAAATTTTGGTTAATTGCTCAAACCCCCATCGGTTCCTCCTTAACTTGTTCACCCTTAGTAACGACCTGCGCTTCCAAACAGAATGCGACACTGAGTCACTGAGATATTAGAGCAGGtgggttatagaatcatacagcacagaatcagcccCCGTGGCCCACCACATCCGTACTAACCGTGTACCCTtccgcactaatcccatttattagcAATGACTATAGCCTAccaagccttggtgattcaaatgcccATCCAGATACTTGAACGTTGGGCAAGTCACCCTCCCCAGGTAATgtcctccagattccaaccactttctgggtgaaaagaatcttcctcagatcccctgtaaacctgTTATCGCCTACCCAAACCTATGAACCTATGCCCAAGTCAAAGAGGCCTCCCAAAGGAGAGAAGAGCGAGAGGTTCAGGAGCGATTCCAGATTTTTGGTTCTGGCAAGTGAAGACCCCACATTCAATGGTGGAGGGAACGGAGTTGGGGATAGGTGGGATTGGAGAACTTTGGAGAGTTATTGGGTGAGGCgagtgaaggagagaggaagTGGGAAGGTCAATGAACCAGTCAATGAATATTCACCCTGGGTGAGTTAGTTACAAGACGGCAGCCCACCACTTTCTCGGGGTAAGCTAGGGGCTGTACGTCCCAGAAAGGAAACGGAGattgctggaaacgctcagcgggtcaggcggcatctgtagggagagagacacaggtaatgtttcaggtctgaaactCTTCACCAGaatagagaaagggagaaaacgagcaagttttcagtggcagagaaggtggggaaggacgggtagaacaaagggaacatctctgcaGGGGGAGACCAAATGAAAGAGGCAGATTATGCTTCTTGTCTGTGTTGTGTTGCAGCTAAGAGGCCTGTGGGAcacgcccagcaggtcaggctgtacgaatggagagagaaagttgGAAATAACCAGGTCTGATCCAGAAGAAGCCCAGCTTTGCCAGTGAGGTACTTATAAACACAAGTTGCTGTCACTGTGCCTTTAAGAAATATCTGACGAGCCAGTGTTTGTTTCTGTTTTGTCTGGGCTGGAAGTTCTCACTGCTAGTCATTAACATATTACAGATGTGCGGGAACTGAAGCGCTCAGCGTCCAATAGGAAATAAATCAACAACGGACAGGAGCCCAGAACATCTCAGCACCAAGCTCGGAGTCTCGGAGAGCGGACTCATCCCTCGGCTGCAGTCGGTCGGCCTCAGACGTactggaggaaggggagagagatacCAGCAGCCAGGGGCCACCTGGAAACCAGTGTGGGGCAGGAGCGGCTGAGAGACAAAGGTCCACCCAGCTCACAGCGGTGATAGTCCAAGGTAACATTctgggagtgagagagggacggagggagtgagggacagtgtgggagaaagggagggagggatggagagaaagtgggagggatagagggagggagggatggaatgagggagggagtgagggtggggggagagtctgggagagagggaaggatggagtgaaggagagtgggagggagggagtgagggagcatGGCACAGAGGGAGTGagacatggaggagcactgagggACGGAGAGAGAGTGAGATTTTGAGGGATGAAGGAGTGAAGGAATAAAGGGGAGGCAGGAGTGGAGCGAGGGGTGTGGGAGGTGTGGAGTAGTGAGTGTGGGGGATGTAGTAAGGAAGTGTGTCTGAAGGAAAGAGATGAAgggcgggggagaggggggggggacaGTGAGATGAAGGGaataagagggagagagaggttgggagtgagagagggtggaaagtacatagaacactacagcacagtacaggcccttcggcccacaacgtgctgctgacattttatccctctctaagatctatctaacctttccctcccacataaccctccatttctctatcatccatgcgcctatcaaagagtctcttaaatgtccctaatgtatctgccccacaacctctgccggcagtgtgttccacacacccaccactctctgtgtaacaaaacttacccctgacatcccccttatgccttcctccaattaccttgaaattatgtcccctcatgttagccattgtcaccctgggaaaaagtctctgactgtccactcgatctatgcctctcatcatcttgtacacttctatcaaatcacctctcatcctccttctctccagagagaaaagccctagctcactcaacctatcctcataagacatgctctccaatacaggcagcatcctggtaaatctcctctgcaccctctctaaagcttccacatccttcatataatgaggcgaccagaactcaacacaatcaagtgtggtctcaccagatttctatagagctgcaacatcacctcacagctcttgaagttaataccccgactaatgaaggccaacattaatCATTAGTGAATAACATCAGAGAAaactgcccatctcctccccagcTCACCATGAGGATGGTCTGGACCCTGCACTGGATTCTGGGAGCCTTCCTTCTCCCTGACTGTGGTGGACAGAGTGGAGAACATCACGGAGCAGAGCTTGATCCTGGGGATGTGATCTTCCCCCTGTCGTTCAATGACTCTGTCATGGCTGACGGTGTGACTGGGTTCATAGTGCAGGGCCAGGAGGACGTCTTGGAGGCCTGCTCCATCACCCTGCTGACCAGCACAATGACCACACCCAGTGGGCACGAGGAAGCCGATCCGGTCACCCAGGAGGACCTGAGCCCAGTGAAGGGGCTAATAGACGGCACCAGCTCCACCTTGGAAAGTCTAACGGTGGCGGTGAAGGAAGAGATCGGGAGGGGGAGCTACCAGTCGGTGATCACCAAGACCCTGCTGGACGTCAAGCTGCAGAATGAGGTGTCCAACAACATCATGGTGGACATCAGGGACAGCCTCCAGGCCCATCACTGTGCAGACAGCCTGCTCACAAAGTAAGTGCCTGTCCCTACTATTGCCACATGCCAGCAGATGTCTGAATTCATCAGCAGCTGGGTGAAAGGACTCCCAAGGCAGGGACAGTACAGG is from Pristis pectinata isolate sPriPec2 chromosome 3, sPriPec2.1.pri, whole genome shotgun sequence and encodes:
- the LOC127568703 gene encoding uncharacterized protein LOC127568703 yields the protein MRMVWTLHWILGAFLLPDCGGQSGEHHGAELDPGDVIFPLSFNDSVMADGVTGFIVQGQEDVLEACSITLLTSTMTTPSGHEEADPVTQEDLSPVKGLIDGTSSTLESLTVAVKEEIGRGSYQSVITKTLLDVKLQNEVSNNIMVDIRDSLQAHHCADSLLTKFKEKFGKMEAMLQTIHRLASQVEQTSESVALELSQDLGKSRQLESALVRKLY